Below is a window of Chryseobacterium arthrosphaerae DNA.
TTTAATTTAAATATCCTATATATTCCCTCAAAGTTTCTATGAGCAACGATCTCTGCAACTCCATCCGCATCGATATCTCCAACAGCCAACCCTTTCCAGTCTGAAGCCGGACCCCATCCGGTAGACTTCGCAATTTCTGTTAGTAGTCCATTATCGTCTATATTATAAACATGTATGCCATTTTGCGTACCATCATTAGTATCCACAAGTAAAACAATTTCATCTTTTGTATCACCATCAAGGTTGCCTGATGCTACCGCTTTAATTTTAGAATCTGCAGGCAGATTGAGCACATTGGCCTGAACTGATTGAAAGGTACTTCCATTGAACTGATAGACAAAAACTGTTTTATCAAAATTTCTGACTGCAACAACATCATCCTTTCCCCCACTAATATAATTTCCGGCAGCAATACCTGCCCATTCCGACTGAGCTCCATATCCTGTATACCTGGACTGTTCGACGAGGTTGTTATTTTCAATTTTTAAAATATAAAAACCATTTTCATTAGCATCTGCGTGATCATTTAATGCGATGATCTCGCTTTTACCATCTCCAAAAAAGTCACCTGCTGCCAGACCTTTCCAATTATTGGAACCACTGTATATTTTATTGTTGGTAACCGGACGAAAGCCTTTATTATAAGGTTCTAAAGTTTCCATCATTCCATCAATGTTTCGTATGACTACAAATTCCTCCTCATCATCGCCGTCAAAATTGCCCTTTGCAACTCCTCTCCAATCAGAATTTCTTCCATATTTATGGTCTGTATTGATGGGAACAATTAAATTCTCAAAATTTGACATCAATGCCAATGTTATAGAAGATTCATCTACCGTTATACTGTCATAATAATGTTTAGCAGCCTGCAGATCAGCAACTGTCTGATACAGTGTCTGATCATCATATTGCGATAAATAAAGCCACATGTAAGCAGTATAGGTTCCGTATCTGGGACGTGTAGGGGGATTTGGAGGGACTATTTCATCATCCTTTATATCCCAGTTTTCATCATTATAATTGACTCCGTTTTTTATCACTAAAGGAGATATATAGATATCTTTTGTAAACGTTTTATAATACGCTACCATATCAGAAATGGTGTAAATAGGAATTCCATCTTTTACAATACCATATTTATTACATTCATAGGGGAAACTTGCTGTCAGATTAGAATGGGAGATATCTTCCCGTAAAGTATCAAACTTCCAATAGGTCCAGATATTGGAACCCAAAAGAGGATTAAACTGTGTATTCGCCTTTATAAATTTAGCTATCTTATTTAATTTTTTAAGATATTTCCCCTGATTTCCCTCTTTCGTGGCTCTGTGCATTTGTACCAATACTCTTCCCACAGCACTTTGCATATTGTAAGGTAAAATAACTTCCGGATAGCTTAATGAATCATTATCTCTTTCTTTATAATATCCTATCGTATCATTAGAATTCACCTCTTCATACCATTGGTCTTTATGATATTCAAGTGTTTCATCTACCTTTTGTATAAGATCATCAGCAATAATATCGTACGACTTATTCTTGTATCGTCCCTGCAGTCTATATTTTAAATTCTGAATGGATGGATCAAGCTTAACCATTGCAGCAAATTTAGCCATAGGATAGGTAATATTAGCACTATGAACCAAATGAGAATGCGCTGGTCCTGAGTTTTGTTTTTTATTATAATAGTTGGTTGACCAGGCAGCACCAGATTCTCCCCGGTAATCATAAATTATTGGTAATCCTAATGTGGGAAATCTCAGATCATCCCTTCTGTCAATTGTATTAACAAAGCATTCTATTAAGGTTTTAGCATACGTTGTATCTTTTGTTTTTTCATACATCAATACCAATGCTTCCATATGAGCGGGTACGGCCCATGAAAACTCAAGTTGATTTGAGCTCGTAGAATGACTCACCCATGTATTGAATCCCTTGGTATCAAACATGCGTTTATAATAGGATTGAGAAGTGGGTTGAGAATAAGATTTTATTGCAAATAATACAATGATGATTGCAAAGAGATTTTTCATATTTAATTAGTTTTTTGGTTCAAGATATCCTGCAAAGAATTATCTCATGATTGGTTTGTTAAATATAATAGTTTTGATCTCAATTCCCGAAGTCAGTTTAAAACAATCTGAAGAAACCCGTTTTTCCTATACGGCGTATAAAATTTAAGCGGGGTATGGAAAAAAGTGATTATGAAACACAGAAAAAAAATGAAGTATTTTCTATTCAAACAGATATAAAATAAAAAAGTACACTTTCAAAAAGTGTACTTTCTTTGGGTGAATGATGGGTCTCGAACCCACGACCTTCGGAACCACAATCCGACGCTCTAACCAACTGAGCTACAATCACCGTTTTCTGAGTGCAAATATAGGACAATTTCCTCAACTACCAAACAATTCCGTCAAAATTTTTCAAAGAAATTAATCTTTCTGACGTAAAGCCCTCAGCATAAGTCACTCCCGATAATCTTCCCAAATCCTGTGCACGGTAGGTTAAGCTTTCAAAAAAGTCTTTTGTTGTAATCGGAGTTTCAGGTTCCTTTGAAGTTGGGTCATAAAACTGGGTTTTGTAGGCCATACATGATGCAATCTTTTTATCAAGAAATTCTGAAATGTCAATAACGAACTCTGGTTTGATATCTTTCCACTGAATATAATGAAAAACATGCTTGGGCCTCCATACTTCCTGAATCTCTCCCTCCATTACGGTCTCAATTTTTCGCAGTCCGGATAAAAAGCACGCATCCGACACTAATTTCGCTCCTTTTGCATGATCCGGATGTCTGTCATCAATTGCATTGGCTAAGACGATTTCCGGCCTGTATTTGCGAATCATTTTTACGATCCTCATCTGATATTCTTCAGAATTGACCAAAAAGCCGTCTTTCATTCCCAGGTTCTCTCTTGCTGAAAGTCCTAAGATCTTAGCAGCGTCTGCCGCTTCTGCTTTTCTTGTTTCATCGGTACCCCTTGTCCCCAGCTCTCCTCTTGTAAGGTCTACAACAACACATTTTTTTCCTTCGGCAACCATTTTGGCAATAGTCCCGCCACATCCCAGCTCTACGTCATCAGGATGTGCTCCAAAAGCAAGTATATCAGTTTTCATATAATTCAAAGATAAGTTTAAAATAAAAACTTCCCAAACATTAAGAATGGGAAGTTTTAATATCTATAATTTAAATTTTAAATTACTTATTGATCTCTGCATTTAATTTTACAGCATCCTGGTAAGTAGGATCCAACTGTAAAGATTTTGCAACATAATCTTTTGCTTTTGCTATATCAGATTCTTTGCTCATATAAGCTACTGCAAAGTAAGCATATGCAAGAGTCTGCTTATTAGCTTCCTGATCAGCCGGTTTTACGGTACTGATGAATTTTTCGTAAGCTAATTTTGCTGCTTCATTGTTTCCTGCCTGCTGGTAAGAATATCCCTGGCTGTAATATGCCGGAGCCCAGTCAGGAAGAAGGGCTGACATTTTCTGCCATGTAAGGATTGCTCCATTCCAGTTTTTAGCATCCTGGTAAGCTGTAGCTAATTTAAACAGGGCATCAGAATCCTGGCTGTTGGCAGCTACTTGTTTCTTCAGTGCTTCAATGGTAGGGTTTGTAGGTCCTTTATCCGCATCTGCCTGAGAAGCACCACCACCTCCAGCGATGTTAGCCAATTCCAGATCCCACTTCATTGTTTCATCTTTTGCCGCTTTTGCAATCGCCACTTTCTGCTGAGATTCAGCCATTAAAGCAGATTTTTTAGCCGCATCTTTTTCATCTTTTGCTAATCCGGCAGCGATAAGCCCCTGTAATCCCTGGTCAGCAGGCTGGATTCTTGTTTTCTCAGCCTGAGAAACAAATGTATCCATGTTTTGCTTAGCATCTGCATAGTTTCTGTCAGCATAAGCCTGATAAGCTCTTAATTTGAACTTGATAGGATCTTCAATTTTATCAAAGATTTTATCTAAAACTGATTTAGAGTTAGCGTAATCTTCGTTTGTGAAATATAATTTAGCAATTTCTAACTGAGTATACGGATCCTCATCGGCATATTTTGTATAATTGATAAGGTCCTGTGTAGCTTTTGCATTTTGCTGGTATCTGATATCATATCCTGCCAATGCTTTATATGCAGGTGCATAAGTAGGGTCTACAGCAATTGCTTTATCAACGCTTTCTTTTGCTTTTTGCCATACCTGTGCTGCCATCCATAAGGTAGCCATTCTTGTATAAACTGAAGCTTTATTTTTAGCTACAGGTAATGCTTTATCATAAGCAGACATAGCCTCACCCGGAGCTCTTTTCAATCTGTAAGCATCTCCTAATGTATAATAGTAATGTGCAGGAACTCCTTTTTTCTCCGCTTTTTCAATTGCTTTTGTCAGGAACTGAATAGCCAGATCAGGAGAACTGTTCTTTTCGAATAAAGTTAAAGCTTCTGCAGCTCTGAACAGTACTTCGGCATCTTTCTCTCTTGAGTCTGTTACTACTTTCTGAATTTCCGCAACAGCATTTTTATCTCCTTTTCCTAACTTAACGGTAGCAAGACCGATTTTATTAAGATAGCTTTTGCTGTCTGCAGCCAATCCCTTGTTGAAGCTTTCAGTAGCCTTTGCATAATCCGGTTCTCCTTGTTTTAAGAAAGTATTTCCTAAATAGAAGTAGTTTTCAGCAGTAGGTTCTTTAGCGATCATTTCAGTGAAATTTGTTTTTGCCTGAGCAAACTTATCACTGTCTATACTGTTGATACCGTCCTGCAATGTCTGTGCAGAGGCAAAACCCGTAAAAAATACTACGGCTGCTCCAAAAGCAATCTTCTTTACATTCATATTCATTATATCTTTCATTTTATATTTTCTAATAATTGAGTTATATTCTACACAATTTTCAGACCAAAATCATATTTTTATCAGGGGTAAATTGTGAGTTTAATAATTTTTAACGCATCTGTACTTCTCTTTTGTACAGGTTATAGGGCTGTAAGCCTTCTTTCTGGACAATTTTCTGTCCTAAATGGGTACATGAAAATCTTATAAATCCGTTGGCAATGTTAAAGTTACCTTCGTTTACAAGAAAATAAAGTACTCTTGTAAAAGGATATTTCATGGTGCTAAGTCCGGCGTGATCTGCGGTATAGGATACTCCTTTATCTACCACAGGCAGAACTTTTACCATTTCTCTCAATTTCTCT
It encodes the following:
- a CDS encoding FG-GAP repeat domain-containing protein translates to MKNLFAIIIVLFAIKSYSQPTSQSYYKRMFDTKGFNTWVSHSTSSNQLEFSWAVPAHMEALVLMYEKTKDTTYAKTLIECFVNTIDRRDDLRFPTLGLPIIYDYRGESGAAWSTNYYNKKQNSGPAHSHLVHSANITYPMAKFAAMVKLDPSIQNLKYRLQGRYKNKSYDIIADDLIQKVDETLEYHKDQWYEEVNSNDTIGYYKERDNDSLSYPEVILPYNMQSAVGRVLVQMHRATKEGNQGKYLKKLNKIAKFIKANTQFNPLLGSNIWTYWKFDTLREDISHSNLTASFPYECNKYGIVKDGIPIYTISDMVAYYKTFTKDIYISPLVIKNGVNYNDENWDIKDDEIVPPNPPTRPRYGTYTAYMWLYLSQYDDQTLYQTVADLQAAKHYYDSITVDESSITLALMSNFENLIVPINTDHKYGRNSDWRGVAKGNFDGDDEEEFVVIRNIDGMMETLEPYNKGFRPVTNNKIYSGSNNWKGLAAGDFFGDGKSEIIALNDHADANENGFYILKIENNNLVEQSRYTGYGAQSEWAGIAAGNYISGGKDDVVAVRNFDKTVFVYQFNGSTFQSVQANVLNLPADSKIKAVASGNLDGDTKDEIVLLVDTNDGTQNGIHVYNIDDNGLLTEIAKSTGWGPASDWKGLAVGDIDADGVAEIVAHRNFEGIYRIFKLNGSSLFNDGAENFPTIQVQDNIMCFGKFDPSLQNDELVTLRKDGGIVMFSSAKVTNSVNNRNNKNADPCQKEMPNQLFSFLIP
- the bshB1 gene encoding bacillithiol biosynthesis deacetylase BshB1, with protein sequence MKTDILAFGAHPDDVELGCGGTIAKMVAEGKKCVVVDLTRGELGTRGTDETRKAEAADAAKILGLSARENLGMKDGFLVNSEEYQMRIVKMIRKYRPEIVLANAIDDRHPDHAKGAKLVSDACFLSGLRKIETVMEGEIQEVWRPKHVFHYIQWKDIKPEFVIDISEFLDKKIASCMAYKTQFYDPTSKEPETPITTKDFFESLTYRAQDLGRLSGVTYAEGFTSERLISLKNFDGIVW
- a CDS encoding tetratricopeptide repeat protein; this encodes MKDIMNMNVKKIAFGAAVVFFTGFASAQTLQDGINSIDSDKFAQAKTNFTEMIAKEPTAENYFYLGNTFLKQGEPDYAKATESFNKGLAADSKSYLNKIGLATVKLGKGDKNAVAEIQKVVTDSREKDAEVLFRAAEALTLFEKNSSPDLAIQFLTKAIEKAEKKGVPAHYYYTLGDAYRLKRAPGEAMSAYDKALPVAKNKASVYTRMATLWMAAQVWQKAKESVDKAIAVDPTYAPAYKALAGYDIRYQQNAKATQDLINYTKYADEDPYTQLEIAKLYFTNEDYANSKSVLDKIFDKIEDPIKFKLRAYQAYADRNYADAKQNMDTFVSQAEKTRIQPADQGLQGLIAAGLAKDEKDAAKKSALMAESQQKVAIAKAAKDETMKWDLELANIAGGGGASQADADKGPTNPTIEALKKQVAANSQDSDALFKLATAYQDAKNWNGAILTWQKMSALLPDWAPAYYSQGYSYQQAGNNEAAKLAYEKFISTVKPADQEANKQTLAYAYFAVAYMSKESDIAKAKDYVAKSLQLDPTYQDAVKLNAEINK